The following proteins come from a genomic window of Candidatus Bostrichicola ureolyticus:
- the mraY gene encoding phospho-N-acetylmuramoyl-pentapeptide-transferase: MGGLIIIIVTLISTLIFNYNYKFNVKILIFTTLWIGLTGFIDDYIKIFFKKKQGIKAIYKLISQLILGILIGNIIYDIRLMENTNYYYLINNAFFFDKLLFIIITISLIIFISNGANITDGIDGLTAFISSIIIFTIILNINNNNDLLIYNTSFLGSLMGFLWYNIYPAQIFMGDTGSLTIGGIIAVIAILIKKELLIISLCAIFIIELLSIVIQVLYFKYTKIKYGIGKKIFLMSPLHHHFQKMGYHDNKISIRLIIIQLIISIIIEIIYKQ; this comes from the coding sequence ATGGGAGGTTTAATTATTATTATTGTTACATTAATTTCAACATTAATATTTAATTATAATTATAAATTCAATGTCAAAATACTAATTTTTACTACTTTATGGATTGGATTAACTGGATTTATTGATGATTACATCAAAATTTTTTTTAAAAAAAAACAAGGGATTAAAGCAATATATAAATTAATTAGTCAATTAATATTAGGAATATTAATAGGTAATATTATTTATGATATAAGATTAATGGAAAATACCAATTATTATTATTTAATAAATAATGCATTTTTTTTTGATAAATTATTATTTATAATAATAACTATTAGTTTAATTATATTTATATCTAATGGTGCTAATATTACAGATGGTATAGATGGATTAACAGCTTTTATATCTTCAATTATTATATTCACAATAATATTAAATATTAATAATAATAATGATTTATTAATTTATAATACATCTTTTCTTGGCTCTTTAATGGGATTTTTATGGTATAATATTTATCCTGCTCAAATTTTTATGGGAGATACTGGTAGTTTAACTATTGGTGGAATAATTGCTGTAATAGCTATTCTAATTAAAAAAGAATTACTTATTATAAGTTTATGTGCAATTTTTATTATAGAATTATTATCCATAGTAATACAAGTATTATATTTTAAATATACTAAAATTAAATATGGAATAGGTAAAAAAATTTTTTTAATGTCACCATTACATCATCATTTTCAAAAAATGGGATATCATGATAATAAAATATCAATTAGATTAATAATAATTCAATTAATTATATCTATAATTATAGAAATTATATATAAACAATGA